Proteins co-encoded in one Brassica oleracea var. oleracea cultivar TO1000 chromosome C4, BOL, whole genome shotgun sequence genomic window:
- the LOC106340691 gene encoding ankyrin repeat domain-containing protein EMB506, chloroplastic, protein MVSWVLSIRPQSCLLPEFPVSISKSKLLIDCLPRSVPLRLSVPIKRQLTVKTRCFSETKRRTPSVQSKRQFWEDPDDGSDSEDEEEGEDEEGIGNDLDFESDWEDGDSRAQKVTTDNNYEEQLAREVEQLLAPEERAILQQNEKPNLQMISTKKWKPLQTLALSMQIQLMDNLMDNGLNIDDVDKDGETALHKAVIGKKEAVITHLLRKGANPHVQDRDGASALHYAVQVGALQTVKLLIKYNVDVNVTDNEGWTPLHIAVQSRNRDITKILLTNGADKTRRTKDGKVALDMALCFGRDFKSYDLVKLLKIMPTDDI, encoded by the exons ATGGTCTCTTGGGTCTTATCCATTCGTCCACAAAGTTGTCTCCTTCCAGAATTTCCCGTTTCCATCTCTAAATCGAAGCTACTCATAGACTGTCTTCCAAGGAGCGTCCCATTACGCTTATCAGTTCCCATCAAGAGACAATTGACTGTGAAGACCCGCTGTTTCTCTGAGACAAAGCGTCGAACACCTTCCGTACAATCCAAACGTCAATTTTGGGAAGACCCAGACGATGGTAGCGACAGTGAAGATGAAGAAGAAGGAGAAGACGAAGAGGGTATCGGAAATGATTTAGATTTCGAGAGTGATTGGGAAGATGGAGACTCAAGAGCCCAGAAGGTTACTACAGACAACAACTACGAGGAACAGCTTGCAAGAG AGGTTGAGCAACTTCTTGCACCTGAAGAAAGAGCGATTCTTCAGCAAAACGAAAAACCAAATCTTCAAATGATATCAACT AAGAAGTGGAAGCCACTTCAGACTCTTGCTCTGTCAATGCAGATTCAGTTAATGGACAATCTCATGGACAATGGACTAAACATTGATGATGTTGACAAG GACGGCGAAACCGCTCTTCATAAGGCAGTCATTGGTAAAAAAGAAGCAGTGATTACTCATCTTTTGAGGAAAGGAGCAAACCCACACGTTCAAGATCGG GACGGTGCATCTGCGCTTCACTATGCAGTTCAAGTTGGAGCCTTGCAGACTGTAAAACTACTTATCAAGTACAATGTAGACGTCAATGTTACAGATAAT GAAGGATGGACTCCTTTACATATCGCTGTGCAAAGCAGGAATCGAGACATCACAAAAATCTTGTTGACCAATGGTGCTGATAAGACAAGAAGAACAAAG GACGGGAAAGTAGCATTGGACATGGCTCTGTGCTTTGGAAGAGATTTCAAGTCATATGATCTGGTCAAGCTGTTGAAGATCATGCCTACTGACGATATATAG